A stretch of Lactuca sativa cultivar Salinas chromosome 6, Lsat_Salinas_v11, whole genome shotgun sequence DNA encodes these proteins:
- the LOC111887465 gene encoding plant cysteine oxidase 2, with translation MTSDQVKHSNRKRRITKADDTSKRRRRKRCCRETSMKMIRSPPVMFPLQRLYMSCLDVFKGVGTVPSPSDDQKLRRILDGMMPEDFGLPRNLQFFDPENSVVIYTSIYQCHNFSLYILFLPENAVIPLHNHPGMTVFSKLLVGKVHIKAYDLINPPSLSQQKLACLKVDNVFTAPCNTCVLYPTSGGNIHAFTAVTPCMILDVVGPSYSKKDGRDCSYYKEIPYIVSPCEEMTIPEEDGKCYQWLEEIEKPKESEMDRIEYLGPQIIEVAA, from the exons ATGACGAGTGATCAGGTGAAGCATTCAAATCGAAAGCGAAGAATTACTAAGGCTGATGATACGAgtaagagaagaagaaggaagagatGCTGCCGCGAAACCAGTATGAAGATGATACGATCGCCACCGGTAATGTTTCCGTTGCAGAGACTTTACATGTCTTGTTTAGATGTTTTCAAAGGCGTTGGCACCGTTCCCTCGCCTTCCGACGACCAGAAGCTCCGCCGTattctcg ATGGTATGATGCCAGAAGACTTTGGATTACCAAGAAATTTGCAATTTTTTGATCCCGAAAACAGCGTAGTAATATACACCTCCATTTACCAGTGCCATAACTTCTCG ttatatattttatttttgccGGAAAATGCAGTCATACCTCTCCATAATCATCCAGGAATGACGGTTTTTAGCAAGCTTTTGGTTGGCAAAGTGCACATTAAAGCATACGATTTAATTAATCCTCCATCTTTATCGCAAC AAAAATTGGCATGCTTGAAAGTAGATAACGTGTTTACAGCTCCATGCAACACGTGTGTATTATACCCAACATCAGGAGGCAACATACATGCCTTCACAGCTGTTACGCCATGCATGATTCTGGATGTGGTCGGGCCTTCATACTCAAAAAAAGATGGTCGAGACTGCTCATACTATAAAGAAATCCCGTATATTGTATCACCAT GTGAAGAAATGACGATTCCAGAAGAAGATGGAAAGTGCTACCAATGGTTAGAGGAGATCGAGAAGCCTAAAGAGTCGGAAATGGATAGAATCGAGTATCTTGGTCCTCAGATCATTGAGGTTGCTGCATAG